The following proteins are co-located in the Gloeocapsa sp. PCC 7428 genome:
- a CDS encoding acetamidase/formamidase family protein yields MRFKIKRVLERFTLKWRIVGVFAGIGLLLCSLNGVAWSSPTATPVRTHRIMSTPENVIWGELFKPESRPIARVRSGDRIIMQTVSHEGILPDQGDTAAFFNQGGIPQNLKSRVTQNKILPDQLKVKSAVKKTGPGPHVITGPIYVEGAQPGDTLEIKTLAIDYRVPYGVISNRHSRGALPGEYPLNNAPIYSRVIPLDTKREIGIFQPENNLPPIQLPLDPFMGIMGVVPANREEAANSVPPGNYGGNIDIKLLGRGSSLYLPVQVPGALFYAGDPHCAQANGEVALTAIECSLTPTFELVLHKNMKLDTPMGETKDAWIAVGLDEDLDEAMKKSVREYLEIANSKYGMTKQDALLVGSAAIDFEVSQVVDIVKGIHGVVPKELFRDLKPQS; encoded by the coding sequence TTGAGATTCAAGATTAAGCGCGTTTTAGAAAGATTCACTCTCAAATGGCGGATAGTAGGAGTTTTCGCGGGAATAGGATTACTTTTGTGCAGTTTGAATGGAGTTGCTTGGTCTTCACCTACGGCTACACCCGTCAGAACGCATCGGATTATGTCTACTCCAGAAAATGTGATCTGGGGAGAACTGTTTAAACCGGAAAGTCGTCCGATCGCACGGGTAAGATCAGGCGATCGCATTATTATGCAAACGGTGTCGCACGAGGGAATTTTACCAGATCAAGGCGATACTGCTGCCTTTTTCAATCAAGGAGGAATTCCGCAAAATCTCAAAAGTCGAGTGACTCAAAATAAGATTTTACCAGACCAACTCAAAGTCAAATCGGCAGTAAAGAAAACAGGTCCAGGTCCCCACGTCATTACGGGTCCAATCTATGTAGAAGGGGCGCAGCCAGGCGATACGCTTGAAATCAAAACACTAGCAATTGATTACCGCGTTCCTTACGGTGTCATTTCTAATCGCCACAGTCGCGGTGCGCTTCCTGGAGAATATCCCCTCAATAATGCCCCGATTTATTCGCGGGTTATTCCTTTAGATACTAAGCGGGAAATTGGGATTTTTCAACCAGAAAATAACTTACCTCCAATTCAACTACCATTAGATCCATTTATGGGAATTATGGGGGTTGTCCCTGCAAACCGCGAGGAAGCAGCTAATTCAGTTCCTCCAGGCAACTATGGCGGTAATATTGATATTAAACTCTTGGGTCGAGGTTCGAGTTTATATCTACCTGTTCAGGTTCCTGGGGCATTATTTTACGCGGGAGATCCGCATTGCGCGCAAGCTAACGGTGAAGTGGCTTTAACGGCAATCGAATGTTCTTTAACTCCCACATTTGAACTTGTGTTGCATAAAAACATGAAGTTAGATACACCAATGGGAGAAACAAAAGATGCATGGATTGCGGTTGGTTTGGATGAAGATTTAGATGAAGCGATGAAAAAATCTGTTCGCGAATATCTTGAAATTGCTAACAGTAAATATGGAATGACAAAGCAAGATGCTTTATTAGTTGGTAGTGCAGCTATTGATTTTGAAGTTTCACAAGTTGTCGATATTGTCAAGGGCATTCACGGCGTAGTTCCTAAAGAATTATTCCGCGATCTTAAACCTCAGTCGTAG
- the xth gene encoding exodeoxyribonuclease III, which produces MQIATWNVNSIRTRQEHVVAWLQQNPVDVLCLQETKVVDADFPRSPFEQLGYHIYASGQKSYNGVAILSRLPLTEVSTGFTPILGEAIADLSELDAQKRLITGVTANVRIVNLYVPNGAAVGSDKYEYKLRWLQVLREYLRSLLVLSANICICGDFNIAPEDRDLHDPAILTGHIMASELERQALREIVELGFSDAFRKFTSEAGHYTWWDYRGGAFRRNLGWRIDHHYLTSDLYKQAKSCFIDITPRKLPKPSDHAPVVVEF; this is translated from the coding sequence ATGCAAATTGCCACTTGGAACGTTAATTCAATTCGGACTCGCCAAGAACACGTTGTCGCTTGGTTGCAGCAAAATCCTGTTGATGTGTTATGTTTGCAGGAAACCAAAGTTGTCGATGCAGATTTTCCGCGATCGCCTTTTGAACAACTTGGCTATCACATTTATGCTTCTGGACAAAAATCATACAATGGTGTGGCAATTCTCAGCCGTTTGCCGTTAACTGAGGTCAGTACAGGATTTACACCAATATTAGGCGAGGCGATCGCCGACTTATCCGAACTTGATGCGCAAAAACGTCTGATTACGGGGGTAACAGCAAATGTGCGGATTGTGAATCTTTACGTCCCAAATGGCGCAGCAGTTGGTAGTGATAAGTATGAATATAAATTGCGGTGGTTGCAAGTTTTACGCGAATACCTGCGATCGCTTTTAGTTTTATCCGCTAACATTTGTATCTGTGGTGACTTCAATATTGCACCCGAAGACCGCGATCTACACGATCCCGCAATTCTTACAGGACACATCATGGCATCAGAACTTGAGCGGCAAGCACTGCGTGAAATCGTAGAATTAGGCTTTAGCGATGCTTTTCGTAAATTTACTTCTGAAGCAGGACACTACACCTGGTGGGACTATCGCGGTGGCGCTTTTCGGCGTAACCTAGGTTGGAGAATTGACCATCACTATCTTACTTCGGATCTATACAAACAAGCAAAAAGCTGCTTTATTGATATCACTCCACGAAAGTTACCAAAACCAAGCGATCATGCTCCTGTTGTTGTCGAATTTTAG
- a CDS encoding acetolactate synthase large subunit, producing MNTAELLVQCLENEGVRYVFGLPGEENLHVLEALKNSSIQFITTRHEQGAAFMADVYGRLTGKAGVCLSTLGPGATNLMTGVADANLDGAPLVAITGQVGTDQMHIEAHQYLDLVAMFAPVTKWNTQIVRPSNTPEIVRKAFKRSQSEKPGAVHIDLPENIAAMPATGNPLKTDKLERTYAAFHSITEAATAISNAHNPIILVGNGAIRADASEAVTEFATQLNIPVANTFMGKGVIPYKHPLALWSVGLQQRDYINCGFDNTDLVIAIGYDLIEYSPKKWNPDGKIPIVHIGETPAEIDSSYIPLVEVVGDISDSLYEILKRADRDDKPDPYALELRADIRADYEQYANDDGFPIKPQKLIYDLRQVMGPEDIVISDVGAHKMWIARHYHCDRPNTCLISNGFAAMGIAIPGAVAAKLVYPHRKIVAATGDGGFMMNCQELETALRVGTPFVTLIFNDGGYGLIEWKQRNQFGRSSFVHFGNPDFVKLAESMGLKGYRVEATTDFIPILKTALAQDVPTVIDCPVDYQENYRFTQRAGELNCIV from the coding sequence ATGAATACAGCAGAATTATTAGTGCAATGCCTAGAAAACGAAGGCGTGCGCTACGTTTTTGGCTTGCCAGGAGAAGAGAATTTACACGTCCTCGAAGCGCTGAAAAATTCTTCGATTCAATTTATCACGACGCGACACGAACAAGGTGCAGCGTTTATGGCAGACGTCTACGGACGCTTAACTGGAAAAGCGGGCGTGTGTCTTTCGACATTAGGTCCTGGGGCGACGAATTTAATGACAGGAGTTGCTGACGCGAATTTAGACGGCGCGCCATTGGTCGCAATTACCGGACAAGTGGGAACAGATCAAATGCACATCGAAGCCCACCAGTATTTAGATTTAGTGGCAATGTTTGCACCTGTAACAAAGTGGAATACGCAAATTGTTCGTCCTAGTAATACACCCGAAATTGTCAGGAAAGCTTTTAAGCGATCGCAAAGTGAAAAACCTGGTGCGGTTCATATTGATTTACCAGAAAATATTGCCGCAATGCCTGCGACTGGTAATCCTTTAAAGACGGACAAATTAGAAAGAACATACGCGGCGTTTCATAGTATTACTGAGGCAGCAACAGCGATTTCCAATGCACATAACCCGATTATTCTCGTTGGTAACGGCGCGATTCGTGCTGATGCAAGTGAAGCTGTCACTGAGTTTGCTACACAACTAAATATTCCGGTTGCTAATACTTTTATGGGGAAAGGCGTGATTCCTTATAAGCACCCACTAGCATTATGGTCAGTGGGTTTGCAACAACGCGATTATATTAATTGTGGTTTTGATAATACTGATTTAGTTATTGCAATTGGCTATGATTTAATCGAGTATTCCCCGAAAAAATGGAATCCTGATGGCAAAATTCCAATCGTTCATATTGGGGAAACTCCCGCAGAAATTGATAGTAGTTATATTCCTCTGGTTGAAGTTGTTGGCGATATTTCGGATTCGTTATACGAAATTTTAAAACGCGCAGACCGCGACGATAAACCCGATCCTTATGCCTTAGAATTACGCGCAGATATCCGCGCCGATTACGAACAATACGCCAACGATGATGGCTTCCCGATTAAACCCCAAAAACTCATCTATGACTTGCGCCAAGTGATGGGGCCGGAAGATATTGTGATTTCGGATGTCGGGGCGCATAAGATGTGGATTGCACGACATTATCATTGCGATCGCCCAAATACGTGTTTAATTTCTAATGGCTTTGCGGCGATGGGAATTGCGATTCCTGGCGCGGTAGCGGCGAAACTTGTTTATCCTCATCGGAAAATTGTAGCAGCCACGGGTGATGGTGGTTTTATGATGAACTGCCAAGAGTTAGAAACTGCATTAAGGGTTGGTACGCCGTTTGTTACTTTGATTTTTAATGACGGTGGTTATGGCTTAATTGAATGGAAGCAGCGCAATCAATTTGGCAGATCTTCTTTTGTCCATTTTGGTAATCCTGATTTTGTGAAATTAGCGGAAAGCATGGGACTCAAAGGCTATCGCGTTGAAGCGACAACCGATTTTATTCCTATTTTGAAAACAGCGTTGGCGCAGGATGTTCCTACGGTGATTGATTGTCCGGTTGATTATCAGGAAAATTATCGGTTTACGCAACGGGCGGGAGAGTTGAATTGTATTGTGTAG
- a CDS encoding SDR family oxidoreductase yields the protein MFLVTGATGQIGRRVVRLLRQQGLPVRAFVRLNSRYGELEHRGADIFIGDLRQEKDIQKACQGVQYIISTHGSDGDALALDYRANIELIDHAQAQQVRHFVFISVLGADRGYEDAPTFKAKRAVEQYLQASGLNYTIFRPAGLSSNLLSLAERFRQTRMYLLIGDPKNRTSIVSTDDLAQMVVKSVSVGGAKNQILPVGGPEILQREDIPHIFGRVFNQEPIIINPPLFVVDGFRTVLGLLNPPVQKTLGTFRTLLANEFFCTHDEIAHLESVFNLKLETLESFLRRYLAV from the coding sequence ATGTTTCTAGTCACAGGTGCAACAGGACAAATTGGGCGGAGAGTAGTCAGATTGCTGCGACAACAGGGATTACCTGTACGTGCTTTTGTTCGGCTTAATTCTCGCTATGGAGAGTTGGAACACCGAGGGGCAGATATTTTTATTGGTGATTTGCGCCAAGAGAAGGATATTCAAAAAGCTTGTCAAGGAGTGCAGTACATTATTAGTACGCATGGTTCGGATGGCGATGCTTTAGCACTAGATTACCGCGCCAACATCGAATTAATTGACCACGCGCAAGCACAACAGGTGCGACACTTTGTCTTTATTTCGGTATTGGGTGCAGATCGTGGCTATGAAGATGCTCCCACATTCAAAGCCAAACGCGCAGTCGAACAATATCTCCAAGCGAGTGGTTTAAATTATACGATTTTTCGCCCTGCTGGATTATCATCGAATCTGCTATCACTTGCTGAACGATTTCGCCAAACACGAATGTATTTATTGATAGGCGATCCCAAAAATCGCACTTCAATTGTCAGTACAGACGATTTAGCGCAAATGGTGGTGAAGTCGGTTTCGGTTGGCGGCGCAAAAAACCAAATCTTACCCGTAGGAGGACCAGAAATTTTACAGCGTGAAGACATTCCCCACATTTTTGGTCGCGTTTTTAATCAAGAACCAATCATTATTAATCCACCCTTATTTGTTGTCGATGGTTTTCGTACCGTATTAGGGTTACTCAATCCTCCAGTTCAGAAGACTTTAGGAACCTTTCGCACTTTGCTTGCTAACGAGTTTTTCTGTACGCATGATGAAATTGCACACCTAGAATCAGTGTTTAATTTGAAATTAGAAACTTTAGAGAGTTTTCTCCGCCGCTATTTGGCGGTTTAG